A stretch of Panthera uncia isolate 11264 unplaced genomic scaffold, Puncia_PCG_1.0 HiC_scaffold_791, whole genome shotgun sequence DNA encodes these proteins:
- the LOC125918435 gene encoding exostosin-2-like: MRSYLGGAGPAAPACAVSSVSGVTKPGRWRLAPRSLAQTRRRRWRPATRRDSSWAAVARAPRHAPVTERGAEREATVAEEREEEAACVIMCASVKYNIRGPALIPRMKSKHRIYYITLFSIVLLGLIATGMFQFWPHSIESSSDWSVEKRSVRDVPVVRLPADSPIPERGDLSCRMHTCFDVYRCGFNPKNKIKVYIYSLKKYVDDFGVPVSNTISREYNELLTAISDSDYYTDDISRACLFVPSIDVLNQNTLRIKETAQALAQLSRWDRGTNHLLFNMLPGGPPDYNTALDVPRDR, encoded by the exons ATGCGTAGCTACTTGG GGGGCGCGGGCCCGGCCGCTCCCGCATGCGCagtgagctctgtgtcaggcgtCACCAAGCCCGGTCGCTGGCGCCTCGCTCCCCGCTCGCTTGCGCAGACCCGGCGCCGGCGGTGGCGGCCGGCGACTCGGCGCGATTCCTCCTGGGCGGCCGTGGCCCGCGCCCCGCGGCATGCGCCGGTGACCGAGCGCGGGGCCGAGCGGGAAGCAACCGTGGCCGAG GAGCGTGAGGAAGAGGCTGCCTGTGTCATTATGTGTGCGTCGGTCAAGTACAATATCCGGGGTCCTGCCCTCATCCCAAGAATGAAGAGCAAGCACCGAATCTACTACATCACCCTCTTCTCCATTGTCCTCCTGGGCCTCATTGCCACTGGCATGTTCCAGTTCTGGCCGCATTCCATCGAGTCCTCCAGCGACTGGAGCGTGGAGAAGCGCAGCGTCCGGGACGTGCCGGTGGTCAGGCTGCCCGCCGACAGCCCCATCCCCGAGCGGGGCGATCTCAGCTGCAGGATGCACACGTGCTTTGACGTCTACCGCTGTGGCTTCAACCCAAAGAACAAAATCAAGGTGTACATCTACTCTCTGAAGAAGTACGTGGATGACTTTGGTGTCCCAGTCAGCAACACCATCTCCCGGGAGTATAACGAACTGCTCACGGCCATCTCTGACAGTGACTACTACACCGATGACATCAGCCGCGCCTGCCTGTTCGTCCCGTCCATCGACGTACTTAACCAGAACACGCTCCGCATTAAGGAGACAGCACAAGCCTTGGCCCAGCTCTCTAG gtggGATCGAGGTACAAACCACCTGCTGTTCAACATGTTGCCTGGAGGTCCCCCCGATTATAATACAGCGCTGGATGTCCCCAGAGACAGgtaa